The Dioscorea cayenensis subsp. rotundata cultivar TDr96_F1 chromosome 8, TDr96_F1_v2_PseudoChromosome.rev07_lg8_w22 25.fasta, whole genome shotgun sequence genome segment TCTACTTCCCAAAGTTATCTATGCCTGGATTTTTGTTCTGTGGGTTCTTGATGTGGCTTTCTGTTCAAGAGCTGGTTGCATGTTTGCCTAATTTTGTTGAAATTGGTAGCTCTGATCCTTCTGAGTCTTTATATTCAATGATTATGAATCCTCTTCGGCACATTATGACTGAGAGGAAGTCTAGGAAGAttgctctttttcttcttattaacACAGCATATATGGTGGTAGAGTTTGTGGCTGGGTTCATGAGCAATAGTCTTGGGTTGATTTCTGATGCTTGTCACATGCTATTTGATTGTGCTGCATTGGCTATTGGCCTTTATGCTTCCTATATTTCTCGACTACCTGCGAACCATCATTACAGCTATGGCCGGGGGAGGTTTGAGGTGCTTTCAGGGTATGTGAATGCTGTGTTGTTGGTTCTTGTTGGTGCTCTCATTGTATTGGAATCATTTGAGAGGATTCTTGATCCTCAAGAGATATCAACCAATAGTTTGTTGACAGTGTCAATTGGTGGGCTTCTTGTCAATGTTGTTGGCCTAGTTTTCTTCCATGAGGAGCATCATCATGCTCATGGTGGTAGTGGAGCATGCTCTCATTCTCACCACAGCCACCACCCCCACCACAGCCATGATCACCATGATCACCATCACCACAATCACCACCATAGCCATGATCACCATGATCACCATTATGGCATTGTTATGCAAGATCTAGATGCCAAAATTGAGCAACATCAGCACAATGTTCATTCTCATGACTCTTCCAGTGGAAATCTGCATACTGTGCATGTTAATCATTGTTGCAACCATAATAACCATCACaatgatgatcatcatcatctccataCAGATGTTAAAAATGGAAATGCTTGTAAGTCCAGCCATGAGCATCAAAACCAAGACCACTCTTCACATGGTCATTTTCCAGACCACACAAACAATGGGTGTCATGTTGAGAAGGAGAGCTGTTCTCATAAAGAAACTGTACATTCCTCTTCAGAACATCAGAATAATCATTCTTCATCCTCGAAGCAGCAGCATCACCATATTGACCACAACATGGAAGGTATTTTCTTGCATGTGTTAGCTGATACCATGGGAAGTCTTGGAGTTGTGATCTCCACCCTCCTAATAAAGTACAAAGGATGGTTTGCGGCAGATCCAGCATGCtctatatttatttcaattatgaTTGTGTCTTCTGTTGTcccattattaaaaaattctgCTGAAACTTTGCTTCAAAGAGTTCCAAGGGCTAATGAACAGGACCTCAAAGTAGCCTTGCATAATTTGATGAAGGTTGACAGTGTGTGTGGATTCCGAAATTTGCATGTTTGGAATTTTACAAACACGGAGCCTGTGGCAACAGTTCATCTTCACTTGTCAGCAGAGGGTGATAAGACTCGTGTGAAGAAGAGATCAATGAATCTGTTTCATGAAGCTGGGATAAGGGATGTTACCGTTCAAGTAGAATATGTGAATACCTGACTGGAGGAAGTATTTAGAACACACATCAGGTAAAGAACTACAGGCAATGTCAAGCTTAGATCGGATATGGGACAATTGGAGTGTACTGGTTCTGACGTTCACACTGGCATATGCCTCTCAATCTCAGTAAAATGATTTTTTGGCAGCCATGTCCCATGATAGACATTGATTcttaaaatgttattatttggTCACTTAGCAGTCCTTGGATGAAGCTGGTTAGTTTGCATTTTTGTGGCCAAATGAGATCTAATCTGTCAATTGAAAGATTTGTGGACTTTTGCTTGTTTCATACTAAATTTTGGCAGTAAACAAAGTTTAACAGGATATATTGAGAAGTGTGCTCGTATTTGTCAGGCCTGCTGaagaaatgtttattttctgCTTATAAAATGGCTAGGAGTATGAGAAGACTTTGCACAGGTATGCATAATAAATCTCTGAACAAGTAGTTCAATGAAAAAACGATTCCTTTTGTAGGGCCATATATGCTTTTAATCTAAACAAATTTCTCTATATGATATCTTTTCTCtcaatctcatatttttattctttatctaatcatcattttttttttataatcctaATGCTTATTTTCTCTAACATTTTCTCCTAATTTATATCATCTTTGTATATACACTTGTTTTATTCCCCCTACCCatgttttatgtgttttttttgcCTTATTTTTTCCCCCATGTATATCAATtatatggatgatttttttttttgttatgttctcaaaatcaaacaaataaattctataacttgataatatttgaaGTATATGGAAGATTTTAGTAGtttcatattaataaaaatgcaATTCTTCTCCTTATAATAGGAGAGTTGGTATTGTATTCATCGGTGTTTATGCATATGTAGTTCTCTAGAATTAAATCTTCTCAATCAAACGAGCCAGTATGATTAAAAAGATGTGAAGTTGCTTATGGCTTTGAATTAAATACCAAGatggaagaaagaaggaaatcttacaatttgttgttttttttcctaCTGTAAATGGTTTTAAGTTTGGAAAATGAATTGTTATCCTTGATGACATAACTATGTCACTGTACCAATGGCTTTTTTGCCTATTGGTATTGGGTTCTTTGGGTAAGGTTCTCATTTTGGGGAAATTCACGATCGAAATTTACACAAAGTGAGGGTACAGTGTTGTTGAGTTTGTGGATGCCCTCCACACCGGTGCACGTCCCTGATTATAAACTTTAAGGctatgtttggttgggggagtgGGGAGAGGTAAGGGGATGTTTGGGGGTGTAGTGGCTGTTTGGTTGGGAGAGTGAAAGGGGGTGAGAGGGGATAAGGAGAGGTGCCCACTCCCCCAAATTGGGGTCTTTTGGGGGAGTGggtgtttgtattttatttattttttattaaatgatatgaaatatcaATACTGTCTTTCACTTATTTCAATAATTCTCATTAGATCCTTTACttattaagtttattttattgGAGACATTGTTGTCCATAAaggattaaaattaatataaaacatttatatgttccgttaattttttttaaaaaaaaaagtagttgaTTTATTTCGGTCGATTCCCCTTTTATTACCATACAGTATACTTCCAAaatcttgttatatatatatatatgaaaaggtATTCTGCGAACGTTCGTAGGTGGTAACAGGGTGAttatgtttttagatttttatactGTAGGTGTTAGTGGAAATAGGGTTCAACGATCGTGATTTGTTTAGTTACTGTACAAACAATTGATTGAACAGTTAAGATTAAAATACTGTGCATCCCACTTTTCACTATACACTATCCCATTTTTTTACTGTGCACTATTTATAAACAAAGTAATGACTGtttattgataattaaaaaaccgTTGGATCTTTTACCAACGGTCCAAATCAACGTCCATAGATTAATAATCTATGGATATTGATAGAAGATTTGCCCTCTCTATAAGGAGTTAATTTTTTGGTAGGTCATTGAACTTTGGTCTTGTTTTAGTTTGGTTACcgagttttaatttgtatcaaaatagtTATTCATctttgattatgatttattatttttaattttggttacTTCTCATTGATAAAAATTTTGGGCTTATATAGAGCCTGAGTTACACCTTACTCTTATAAAAACAACCCTGGACTATTTCATAGTTATCTGTTTGCCCATAGACCCCTgaaaaacctgaaaatatataaacatacaataaatcttaacactccccctcaagatGGGCGAAGGATATCCACTAAGCCCATCTTGTCACATCCTCTAGCTAAGTCTAACGAATTGAGCCCTTTCGTGAGACAATCGTTGCCTGGTCTTTAGTTGAAACATGACCTAGCTCCAGTAGTCCACTATTCAACTTCTCTTTGATGAAGAACCTATCGATCACGTTATGCTTGGTCCTATCATGTTGCACTGGGTTGTTGGCAATGCTTATGGCTGATTTGTTGTCACACCACAACTTCATTTTGACTCCTTGATCCAGTTTAAACTCCACCAACATACCTTTTAGCCATAACAACTCTGCAACTCCCAAAGTCATAGCTCTATACTCTGCTTTCGTTGTCAATCTTGCCACCAAAAACTGCTTTTTACTCTTTCAAGAGACTAAGTTGCCTCATACAAAGATGCAGTAACCCGAGATGGATCTCCTATCATCGGAATAGCTAGCCCAATCAGAGTTACAGTAGCCCTCAATGCTCACATGACCATTCTTCCTAAATATTAGCCCCTTTCCAGAGGCACTTTTCAAATACCTCAAGATCTGGTACACTGCCTCGATATGACCCTTTCTCGGGTTGTGCATGTAACGACTCACCACGCTTAGTGCAAAAGAGATATCAGGACATGTGTGACTCAGATAGATCAACTTACTTACCAAACTCTGGTATCTCTTGCGATCAACTGGTTCTCCGGCCTCTGCGCTCAGCTTGAACCTTTGGCTGATCGGTGTAACCGTAGGTTTACACCCCAACATGCACGTCTCCATGAGAAGATCAATTGCATACTTCCTTTGAGAGAGCCCCATTCCCTCCGCTCCTCGAGCTATCTCAATCTCGAGGAAATATCGAAGCTAACCAAGATCTTTCACCTCAAATTCTTTGCCTAGTCTCACCTTAAGTTGGGCAATCTCCTTCCCATCATCCCCTGTGATGATCATGTCATCCACGTATACCGCAAGTATAGTAACGCAACCCCTATTTCGTCGAAAGAACACAGTATGGTCAGCGTTGATCTGTTGGTATCTCATACCTATCATAGCTCTTATGAACCTGTCGAACCAAGCGCGAGTGGACTGctttaacccataaagagatttCTTTAACATATAGACATTGCCCACTATCTAGTTTGTGCCAAATCCTGGTGGTATATCCATGTACACCTCCTTCACTAAATCCCCATTC includes the following:
- the LOC120267553 gene encoding probable zinc transporter protein DDB_G0291141 codes for the protein MSNHRPLRHSVNPPPPIPIPIPSRFHPSNPSPFPPFSPLSISTPSKRRISVSTSSFSSLLLLLFSLRSLYSLLPFLRSSPSSFSLFPFSFLVSLLSLVLSLPFSLPLSISSLRPHLRSLAARSSLLTLVFLFRFQALRYCGTSATILADFSGSLVAQSLSYSHSHRRRDARKLIGYASLISALFFLSRSWDRTGCAPLSSSPPPPDGCSRVAPLLLPFLSGFLGFHERASSNWASLRQLGRKRSRLASLALTNVFLFVPALISFLREGGEEMAAVSFGSLGWPLINTVIFGVVIGDHYGDDKVVTSGKDLRRTFTVTFVCTLVLELFYFPKLSMPGFLFCGFLMWLSVQELVACLPNFVEIGSSDPSESLYSMIMNPLRHIMTERKSRKIALFLLINTAYMVVEFVAGFMSNSLGLISDACHMLFDCAALAIGLYASYISRLPANHHYSYGRGRFEVLSGYVNAVLLVLVGALIVLESFERILDPQEISTNSLLTVSIGGLLVNVVGLVFFHEEHHHAHGGSGACSHSHHSHHPHHSHDHHDHHHHNHHHSHDHHDHHYGIVMQDLDAKIEQHQHNVHSHDSSSGNLHTVHVNHCCNHNNHHNDDHHHLHTDVKNGNACKSSHEHQNQDHSSHGHFPDHTNNGCHVEKESCSHKETVHSSSEHQNNHSSSSKQQHHHIDHNMEGIFLHVLADTMGSLGVVISTLLIKYKGWFAADPACSIFISIMIVSSVVPLLKNSAETLLQRVPRANEQDLKVALHNLMKVDSVCGFRNLHVWNFTNTEPVATVHLHLSAEGDKTRVKKRSMNLFHEAGIRDVTVQVEYVNT